CAACAACCTGCTCGATCGTCGTAACAAACTCCTCGGTGTGATCTAGGGAAATATCCCATCCTGCACCGTGCTCCTCCAAATGTTGCCAAGGCGTCCGATCGCTAATAAGTACCGGGCAGCCAGCGCGCAACGACTCTAAAATCGCGTGGCCAAAATTTTCGCCAAGAGTGGGAAATAAGAACATGTGATACTGCGAAAATGTACTATAAACATGCTCAGGCAACACAACCCCCAGGTATCGTACCTGAATATTGGCAGGCAACTGCGCAATAAGGCCCTCACACTCACGCCAGTAGATCGTATCCTCCAAAGGGCCATATATATCAAATTGTATTTGACCACGAACCTCGGATAGTATCTTTAAAGCACCCGAAAGATTTTTCATACGCGCAACCCTAGATAAAAAAACGATTTTCACCGAACCCGTCTCCTTATATCGCAAGTGAATAGGAGCTGTATCTATGATTTCTCGCGAACTTTTCGGCGGCATATTCGGCGCAATAAAAACTTTATCGGGTCGAATTCCAATTCTTGAATTGAACGCTAATATATGATTGTATTCTTTTTCAGATGAAGCTTGCCAAGAAATATCCGCACAAAGACCCGATAACTTAACAAAAAGAGCATATGCCTGTTTTTTTTGACGCTTTATCCCAAGAGCTCCTGGAGAAAACTCTCCTCGAGGCGCAAGAAGTAAAGGTCGACGATCTATCATTTTTAACCGGTGAATAATAAGAGTTTTAATAGTAAATGAGTGAAAAAAGCCATTGAGATAGATTAAATCGTAGTTGTGATCACTTACTAATTGTTTCCAAGACAGAATATTTACTTCTTCGGGTGATACATAACGAACACGCCCTTTACCAACCTTTTGCCACTTACCATGATCTATTGATGTGTATGGCTCTTTATCTCCAAGATCGCGATCCATTGTGATAATATCAAAGTCAAACTCATCGCCAAGTCGCTCAATAGTGTTAGCAATAGTACGAACAGGCCCGCCCGCTTTATAACCGGGTAAGTAGCAGGGAGTTACTATTAGAATGTGTGGTCTGCTGCATTTCAATGTCATGATCTTAAAACAACCCTTATATCTTATTGACTGTAGTTTTGCAAAATTAGGGTAGAGCCAATTGGGCCTTAATTTCGGTCAGGCTTTGGCCTTGCTGCACCTGCTTGACCACCCAGGCAATGGTCTTGCCCAAGATCTCACGCAGCATGGCCCAACAGGACTCGCCGATGGTCGTCAGGCGTGTCTGAGCCTATTCATGCGCACGGTCGTGCCGCAACTGTGTCATTAAGGCGCTATACGCCAGGAAGACAAGATGCATGTGCCAGGTCTGGCACTCACCTTTCCGGAGCTGACAGTCGCCCATACCCAGATGCTGCTTCCCGTCCCGATGGAAGGTCTCTGTCCCAGTCTAGCGTTTGCGATAGGTCTTTGTGATGCGCTAAAACAAGGCAAGAGAACGTATGTTTTCATAACAACACCTGAAGAACCCAGATTTTCTGTACGGTAGCAAACGCTTCATAAGGGTTTAACCAGGATAATCAAACCCAAATACACTTTTAAAGAATGCTTGTTGATCTTCTCGACTCTTGAGATCAAGCATATTATCTATATACTCTGCCAGAAGTAATTTGATATTACTATCGTAGTCGCTTTTATATTGAGAGTCGAATTTCAAAACTAATCTAATATCTCGAAGGAAAAAGGTTTTTGAATATCTATGATAGTCAACCTCGAAATGAATATCATAGTACAATTTATTTTCTTCAATACTACTCCGGTAACCGTTCACGACCCCGGCCGATCCGGGTAAGTTGACAGCCGAGCGAATCACTGGCAGACTTGCGTCTATGGATGACCTGCCGCAGCGATTGGGAATCCCCGACGCCGATTGGGCGCGCACACCGACGAGCGTCCAGGCCGTGGTGCGAGCGCTCGTGCAGGTCGTGCAGGATCAGCAGCTTCAGCTTCACGCCGCGCTGGAGCAGATCGCTACGCTCCAGCAGCGTGTGGCGGACCTGGAAGCGCGCCTGAAGTCGCACTCGCAGAACTCGTCCAAGCCCCCATCCTCCGACCCACCCTCGGCTCCGCCGCGGCCAGCGCGCGTAGCACGTGGTCGGCAGACGGGTGGGCAGAAGGGCCATCCGCGCCACGAGCGACCGGACCCTGAACCCGACCACATCGATGCTGTCCGCGACCACTTCCCGGCGCAATGTCCGCAGTGCCAGACCGACCTTGCCGACCGGCAGCACGACGCCTGCGCGCCCCAGGTCCAGTTCGTTTGGGAGCTGCCAGAGATACGGCCGTTCATCACCGCCCACACCTATCACACCGTCTGTTGTCCCGACTGTGGTGACCTCGTCACGGCCGAGCGCCCGCCGGATGTGCCGCCAGGCGCCTTTGGCGCACGCGCCGCCGCTGGTGTCGCCCTCCTGCACGGCAACTATCACTTGAGCCATCGCGCGGTCACACGGCTGTTCGCCGACTTCTTCGGCTTTCCGATCAGTCTCGGCGGTGTGGTGGATCTCCAGCAGGTCGCGAGCGCAGCGCTCGCCCCGGTGTATCAGGCCATCCGGGCCGTCGTGGTGCAGCAGGACCGTGCCAACCTCGACGAGACCGGCTGGAAGGAAGGCGGCCGCCGTTGCTGGCTGTGGACGATGGTGACCGCGCGGGCGACCGCCTTCCTGATCCATTCCAGTCGTGCCGGTCCGGCGCTCCGGCAACTCATCGGGGCGGAGTTCGCGGGTATCACCACCTCGGATCGCCATCGGCCGTACTTGGCGCTCGACCCGGCCCGCCACCAACTGTGCTGGAGTCACCTCCTCCGCAACTTCCAGGCGCTGGTCGACCGCGGCGGTCGGCCGGCGATCTGGGGCGCAGACTTGCTGGCACTGAGCGCGCTCATCTTCGCGCTCTGGCATCGCTACCGCGACGGTCAGATCGACCGCGCCACACTCCAAGCAGCCATGGCGCCCATCCAAGCGAGCATGCATGTGCTGTTGGTGGCTGGCTCGCGCCGTGCCGATGCGCCCGAAGGGCTGTGTGCCGAGTTGCTCTCCCACGAAGCGGCCCTCTGGACGTTCGTGCGGGAGGAGCGGCTCGAACCGACCAATAACGTCGCCGAACGGGCGCTGCGCAGCCCGGTGCTGTGGCGGAAGGGCTGTTTCGGCACGCAGAGCGACGCCGGTAGCCGCTTTGTGGAGCGCATCCTCAGCGTCAGCGCGACCTGCCGTCAACAGCAACGCCACCTCCTGACCTTCGTCACCGACGCTATCCGCGCCCTGTGGGCCAGCGCCCCTGCACCGACCCTCATTCCACCCCTGCCTCCCTCACCCTTGTGAACGGTTACCTACTCCGAAAAGAGTATTGATATTTTTGCACTCCTGAAGTTGGGATTTCTGTAAAGTAGTCGTACTTCCTACAAGGCACTTTGGTATTTCTTGG
The sequence above is drawn from the Candidatus Kouleothrix ribensis genome and encodes:
- a CDS encoding IS66 family transposase, with translation MDDLPQRLGIPDADWARTPTSVQAVVRALVQVVQDQQLQLHAALEQIATLQQRVADLEARLKSHSQNSSKPPSSDPPSAPPRPARVARGRQTGGQKGHPRHERPDPEPDHIDAVRDHFPAQCPQCQTDLADRQHDACAPQVQFVWELPEIRPFITAHTYHTVCCPDCGDLVTAERPPDVPPGAFGARAAAGVALLHGNYHLSHRAVTRLFADFFGFPISLGGVVDLQQVASAALAPVYQAIRAVVVQQDRANLDETGWKEGGRRCWLWTMVTARATAFLIHSSRAGPALRQLIGAEFAGITTSDRHRPYLALDPARHQLCWSHLLRNFQALVDRGGRPAIWGADLLALSALIFALWHRYRDGQIDRATLQAAMAPIQASMHVLLVAGSRRADAPEGLCAELLSHEAALWTFVREERLEPTNNVAERALRSPVLWRKGCFGTQSDAGSRFVERILSVSATCRQQQRHLLTFVTDAIRALWASAPAPTLIPPLPPSPL
- a CDS encoding glycosyltransferase, with translation MTLKCSRPHILIVTPCYLPGYKAGGPVRTIANTIERLGDEFDFDIITMDRDLGDKEPYTSIDHGKWQKVGKGRVRYVSPEEVNILSWKQLVSDHNYDLIYLNGFFHSFTIKTLIIHRLKMIDRRPLLLAPRGEFSPGALGIKRQKKQAYALFVKLSGLCADISWQASSEKEYNHILAFNSRIGIRPDKVFIAPNMPPKSSREIIDTAPIHLRYKETGSVKIVFLSRVARMKNLSGALKILSEVRGQIQFDIYGPLEDTIYWRECEGLIAQLPANIQVRYLGVVLPEHVYSTFSQYHMFLFPTLGENFGHAILESLRAGCPVLISDRTPWQHLEEHGAGWDISLDHTEEFVTTIEQVVAMDARSFQYYEDHSRMFGEAFVANPEVRELNRQMLLQAMENIQ